The Inmirania thermothiophila nucleotide sequence CGCGGGCGGGGCCTGCGCGCCGAGGACGGCCTCGGCATGCTGGTGGAGCAGGCGGCCGAGGCCTTCGCCCTCTGGCGCGGGGTGCGGCCCGAGACCGCCCCCGTGCTCGCGGCCCTCAGGGGCGGCGCCGCGGGTCAGTAGGCGCTTACTTCCGCGTGGCGCCGCGCGAGCGCGACGTAGTGCTCGGCGGAGCGGGCGAGCCCCTCGCGCTCGTCGGCGCGCAGGGGGCGCGCCGCCCGCGCCGGGCAGCCCAGGTAGAGATGGCCGGAGGCGAGGCGGGCCCCGGGCGGCACGAGGGCGCCGGCGCCGACGATCACCTCGTCCTCGATCACGGCGCCGTCGAGGACGATGGCGCCGATGCCCACGAGGACGCGGCTGCCCACGGTGCAGCCGTGGACCACGGCGCGGTGGCCGATGGTGACCTCGTCGCCGATGGCGAGGGGGTGGCCGGGGCGGTCGCCGTGGGGGCCGGTGACGTGGAGCACGGTGCCGTCCTGGACGTTGGTGCGCCGCCCGATGCGGATGGCGTGGACGTCGCCGCGGGCGACCACGCCGGGCCAGAGCGAGCTGGCGGCGCCCACCGTGACGTCGCCCACGACGTAGGCGAGGGGGTGGACGAAGGCCTCGGGGTCGATGCGGGGGCTGCGCCCCGCGAAGGCGGCCACGGTCACGGCGGTGCCCTCAGCGCATGGTCACCAGCTCCTCGGCGCTGGTGGGGTGGATGGCGACGGTGCGGTCGAGGTCGGCCTTGGTGGCGCCCATGCGCAGCGCCACCGCGAAGCCCTGCAGGATCTCGTCGGCGTCTCGGCCGATGACGTGCAGGCCCACCACCCGCTCCTGCGCGCCCACGCACACGAGCTTCATGGC carries:
- a CDS encoding gamma carbonic anhydrase family protein; amino-acid sequence: MTVAAFAGRSPRIDPEAFVHPLAYVVGDVTVGAASSLWPGVVARGDVHAIRIGRRTNVQDGTVLHVTGPHGDRPGHPLAIGDEVTIGHRAVVHGCTVGSRVLVGIGAIVLDGAVIEDEVIVGAGALVPPGARLASGHLYLGCPARAARPLRADEREGLARSAEHYVALARRHAEVSAY